Proteins encoded in a region of the Streptomyces sp. PCS3-D2 genome:
- a CDS encoding glycosyltransferase, with protein sequence MTAPTAVFAWRRTPPPLLIGGAEVSQQLLAEEFARAGWRVVYLGSHEAPWNGSAQVGHLRAHLQAHGIEWEEAGEELRYRWNGVSCRAVTQDRLEKTLREVLSEVRPALVVTSQEGAADIAALARRTSRVAGWLHSVSANSHGVLHGRPHVALATSKFVAGRAQTPAGTQTVVFYPPFAPAEGNPSLPTGLAGPDHAPGGVLMVNPIPAKGSVLLHQLIHRLPGRRFTLVEGWWDTAREFTGYPNVRWVPRTYAMGSLYSGSDLLLVPSQVEDAFPRVIVEAGLHSVATVGSSRGGIPEAVGEGGVILDPDDVDAWVKAIESADRTSLGAKARTRAVPLVRPCLPELAAAGLIPAAAAG encoded by the coding sequence GTGACCGCGCCGACGGCGGTGTTCGCATGGCGGCGGACCCCGCCGCCACTGCTGATCGGCGGCGCGGAGGTCTCCCAGCAGCTCCTGGCGGAAGAGTTCGCCCGCGCCGGATGGCGGGTCGTCTACCTCGGCAGCCACGAGGCGCCCTGGAACGGGTCCGCACAGGTCGGACACCTGCGGGCCCATCTCCAAGCCCACGGCATTGAGTGGGAGGAAGCCGGCGAGGAACTCCGTTACCGATGGAACGGCGTCTCATGCCGGGCCGTAACGCAGGACCGACTGGAGAAGACCCTGCGGGAAGTCCTGAGCGAGGTACGACCGGCGTTGGTGGTGACGTCACAGGAAGGGGCGGCCGACATCGCCGCCCTCGCCCGCCGCACGTCCAGGGTGGCCGGATGGCTGCACTCCGTCTCCGCCAACAGCCACGGGGTCCTACACGGCAGGCCACACGTCGCCCTCGCCACGTCGAAGTTCGTCGCCGGACGGGCGCAGACCCCGGCCGGGACACAAACCGTGGTCTTCTACCCGCCCTTCGCCCCCGCGGAAGGTAACCCGTCCCTCCCCACCGGCCTCGCCGGACCCGATCACGCTCCGGGGGGTGTGCTGATGGTCAACCCCATCCCTGCCAAGGGATCGGTCCTCCTTCACCAGCTGATCCACCGGCTCCCCGGCCGCCGGTTCACGCTCGTCGAAGGGTGGTGGGACACCGCCCGGGAGTTCACCGGATACCCGAACGTCCGCTGGGTGCCACGCACCTACGCCATGGGCTCCCTGTACTCCGGAAGCGACCTACTGCTGGTTCCCTCACAGGTCGAGGATGCGTTCCCCAGGGTGATCGTGGAGGCCGGGCTCCACAGCGTCGCCACGGTCGGCTCGTCCCGGGGCGGCATTCCCGAGGCTGTCGGGGAGGGCGGTGTGATCCTCGACCCGGACGATGTGGACGCCTGGGTGAAGGCCATCGAGTCCGCCGACCGG